A window of Nitrososphaerota archaeon contains these coding sequences:
- a CDS encoding DUF5752 family protein encodes MRRSEPAKQSEPKEKAAKILSDVPPNKGFYFHLGVNNYTGHHAQNLAQFSQLLGTVDPRAVEFHLARKDFENWVRSLGDNALSLQLAKLRRKKGLSGEQLRSETHRIVEKRLHALEKEAAQ; translated from the coding sequence GTGAGGCGTTCGGAACCAGCTAAACAGTCAGAACCCAAGGAAAAAGCGGCTAAGATATTATCTGATGTTCCTCCAAACAAAGGCTTCTACTTTCACTTAGGTGTAAACAACTACACCGGTCATCACGCTCAGAATCTAGCGCAGTTCAGCCAGCTCCTAGGGACTGTAGATCCGAGAGCAGTTGAATTCCATCTCGCAAGAAAAGATTTCGAAAACTGGGTGAGATCCTTAGGTGACAACGCGTTATCACTACAGCTAGCTAAGCTCAGAAGAAAGAAGGGGCTTTCAGGCGAACAGTTAAGATCTGAAACCCACCGCATCGTCGAAAAGCGGCTACATGCACTGGAAAAAGAAGCTGCACAATAA
- a CDS encoding Vps62-related protein, translating into MSSRRYTLNSKARWCSAGLCLLLLLPAIILTSGLSSVPPAAAQGVSQTQNSDYVLATRFAPVLRFTSGEKFYPTSVDYIISNSIVKQRNRGQLLPTIIDPAPTPSTLGKYTTTELFLDNKLGSFEKIAADYAAKAKSIGYYAYVHTLKSSSSTVIQYWLFYAYNNGPMNDHQGDIEVIEVFLDSSGNPLQVLLSQHGSGENAVWSNVDKIDTHPEVYVAQGSHANYFRPYQGKVGLENDVVGNDGITIMPSDLKLVILGEKGNHPTDQSWLDFPGRWGYWGTDDEVARGLAGPLGVVFNQDGIRWASPVNYLRNTLTVDSNYFILAWVAANVLLIFAAYTVVRGAWKIVGIVRMRRNGGLMVGKFLKSRGGVGLILGIAAIAITLVALSTPWYSITASSVTGPLAGERPVELMNIDGVNGLQVNMFLGSDSESSSGYRSLFSTQIPFATVIGAGIVMLALDVIGVKSGKKMGRKFMVGAVTSLIPFVLIYVFISSLPSITPLASQLSGAQNIPIEAVQTIQDVSSSPISGTAQQIFPTVGVTTLRWGFGLGAYLFIIAAVLRIIAGFMMRSSPELQQETPAPSTASPVQPTPTQPAPKQQTAPTTEADEEATAGRYCYNCGNRLRSSAKFCPKCGADQI; encoded by the coding sequence GTGTCCTCGCGAAGATATACGCTGAATTCAAAGGCTAGGTGGTGCTCTGCGGGGCTTTGCCTACTACTGCTTCTACCAGCCATAATTCTAACATCAGGCCTGTCAAGTGTTCCTCCTGCAGCAGCTCAGGGTGTTTCTCAGACGCAGAATTCAGATTACGTTTTGGCCACAAGATTCGCACCTGTCCTGCGCTTCACCAGCGGCGAAAAGTTTTACCCCACCTCTGTTGACTATATCATTTCGAACTCAATCGTTAAGCAGCGAAACCGAGGACAGCTACTACCAACCATAATAGATCCGGCACCCACCCCCTCGACCCTAGGGAAATACACGACCACCGAACTGTTCTTGGATAACAAGCTGGGCAGCTTTGAAAAGATAGCGGCCGATTACGCAGCTAAGGCGAAGAGCATAGGATACTACGCGTACGTTCACACCTTGAAAAGTAGCTCATCAACCGTGATTCAGTACTGGCTCTTCTACGCCTACAACAACGGTCCTATGAATGATCATCAAGGAGACATCGAAGTGATCGAGGTCTTCCTAGACAGCTCCGGAAATCCTTTGCAGGTTCTGCTCTCGCAGCACGGCTCCGGTGAGAACGCCGTCTGGAGTAACGTTGACAAGATCGATACACATCCAGAGGTTTACGTGGCGCAGGGAAGCCACGCCAACTACTTCAGACCCTACCAAGGAAAGGTCGGTCTCGAAAACGATGTTGTGGGGAACGACGGAATTACAATTATGCCCAGCGATCTTAAACTAGTTATTCTCGGAGAAAAAGGCAACCACCCCACTGATCAGAGTTGGCTTGATTTTCCGGGCCGCTGGGGATACTGGGGAACAGATGACGAAGTTGCACGGGGTTTAGCAGGCCCTTTGGGCGTAGTTTTCAATCAGGACGGAATTCGATGGGCAAGTCCTGTTAATTATCTTCGAAATACCTTAACTGTTGACAGCAACTACTTTATTTTAGCTTGGGTGGCCGCTAATGTTCTCCTCATCTTCGCAGCCTATACTGTAGTAAGGGGTGCTTGGAAGATAGTTGGGATCGTTAGGATGCGAAGGAACGGTGGTCTCATGGTCGGTAAGTTCCTCAAGAGCCGCGGCGGTGTCGGGCTTATACTGGGAATTGCGGCTATTGCAATTACATTGGTTGCGCTATCAACTCCTTGGTACAGCATCACCGCTTCTTCAGTGACGGGGCCTTTAGCTGGTGAGCGGCCTGTTGAACTGATGAATATTGACGGGGTGAATGGGCTGCAGGTTAACATGTTTCTAGGCAGCGACAGCGAATCATCATCTGGATACAGGAGTTTATTCTCCACCCAAATTCCCTTCGCCACAGTGATAGGCGCAGGAATCGTTATGTTAGCGCTTGACGTCATAGGGGTCAAAAGCGGCAAAAAAATGGGAAGAAAATTCATGGTAGGGGCAGTAACATCGCTTATTCCGTTCGTACTCATCTACGTCTTCATCTCTTCGCTGCCCTCGATCACACCCCTTGCGTCTCAGCTTAGCGGTGCCCAGAACATCCCAATTGAAGCTGTACAGACAATTCAGGACGTCTCGTCCAGCCCCATTTCAGGCACGGCTCAACAAATTTTTCCAACCGTAGGTGTAACTACTCTCAGATGGGGTTTCGGTCTAGGAGCCTACCTGTTCATCATAGCGGCTGTCCTAAGAATAATTGCGGGGTTCATGATGCGAAGCTCACCAGAACTCCAACAAGAAACTCCTGCTCCATCAACCGCCAGCCCAGTTCAGCCAACTCCGACCCAGCCGGCGCCGAAGCAACAAACCGCACCGACTACAGAAGCTGATGAAGAAGCCACGGCGGGAAGATACTGCTACAATTGCGGCAACAGGCTAAGATCTTCCGCCAAATTCTGCCCAAAGTGCGGCGCAGATCAAATCTAA
- a CDS encoding PLP-dependent cysteine synthase family protein, protein MIVANSIIELIGNTPMVKLNKLVGSDDATLYAKLEWYNIGGSIKDRMAKYLIEYAESAGKMDKDRTILEATSGNTGIALAMIAASKGHKIALVMPESVSIERRKIIKAYGAELILSPAAQGTGGAVELKMKMLEENPDKYIDVDQFKDPANILAHYQTTGKEILDQTCGKVDMIVVGVGTAGTGVGVSMRVKQYNKNIQVVGVLPKLGVSIQGLRNPGELNPTQLFRKDSFDEIVEISKEEMPTILDAARRVAKEEGLFVGMSAGAILHVALQKAKDLGAGKVVVAVLPDNGDKYLSTPLFDL, encoded by the coding sequence ATGATAGTTGCAAACAGCATCATTGAGCTGATTGGGAATACTCCGATGGTCAAGTTGAACAAACTCGTAGGATCCGACGATGCTACACTGTACGCGAAGCTTGAGTGGTACAACATAGGCGGCTCAATTAAAGATAGGATGGCAAAATATCTCATAGAGTACGCTGAATCTGCTGGTAAGATGGACAAGGATAGAACGATTCTGGAAGCAACCTCAGGTAACACAGGTATAGCTCTAGCGATGATTGCTGCGTCAAAAGGCCATAAGATAGCGTTGGTCATGCCTGAATCAGTCAGCATAGAGCGTAGGAAAATCATCAAAGCCTATGGTGCGGAGCTAATTCTTTCTCCAGCCGCTCAGGGAACCGGGGGTGCTGTCGAGCTGAAGATGAAGATGCTTGAAGAGAACCCGGACAAATACATCGATGTGGATCAGTTCAAAGATCCGGCCAATATTCTGGCGCATTACCAGACAACCGGTAAGGAAATTCTTGATCAAACATGCGGAAAAGTTGACATGATAGTTGTCGGCGTCGGAACAGCCGGAACAGGTGTAGGTGTGAGCATGCGGGTGAAACAGTACAACAAGAACATCCAGGTTGTCGGCGTTTTACCGAAGCTAGGCGTCAGCATCCAGGGACTGCGGAACCCTGGTGAACTGAATCCGACTCAGCTGTTCAGAAAAGACAGTTTCGACGAGATCGTTGAGATCTCAAAGGAGGAGATGCCGACGATACTTGACGCTGCTAGGAGAGTAGCGAAAGAGGAGGGGTTGTTCGTGGGAATGAGCGCCGGAGCAATATTGCATGTTGCTCTGCAAAAAGCCAAGGATCTAGGTGCAGGAAAAGTGGTTGTGGCTGTGCTGCCGGATAACGGCGACAAATACCTCAGCACTCCACTCTTCGACCTATAA
- a CDS encoding cupredoxin domain-containing protein — MRISFYLLVGLTLGLAVGAALEYSWIQPEVYRFEVRNAELANETHTIRTQYSELLSKYENLSKIGNLTKETSASIVSAMKSDVKVIDVNATQWAFKPNIIEVNRGDIVMLRISSSTEKDPNYKEHGFSIPDYNIETSLPAGRVTTIVFLADKAGEFYFGCSVVCGTGHYDMFGKLVVRS, encoded by the coding sequence ATGCGAATTTCATTTTATCTTCTAGTAGGACTGACCCTAGGTTTAGCAGTGGGCGCCGCTTTAGAGTATAGTTGGATTCAGCCCGAGGTTTACAGGTTTGAAGTAAGAAATGCTGAGCTTGCGAACGAGACTCACACGATCAGGACGCAGTATTCTGAGCTGCTCTCAAAATATGAGAATCTGTCTAAGATAGGAAATTTAACGAAAGAGACCTCCGCATCAATCGTCTCGGCGATGAAGAGCGATGTAAAGGTGATTGACGTTAACGCTACTCAATGGGCCTTCAAACCAAACATAATCGAGGTGAATCGAGGAGACATAGTGATGTTGAGAATTTCAAGCAGCACAGAAAAAGATCCAAATTACAAGGAACATGGGTTCTCTATCCCCGATTACAATATTGAGACAAGCCTCCCTGCAGGAAGAGTAACAACTATAGTGTTTCTCGCAGATAAGGCTGGAGAGTTCTACTTCGGCTGCTCAGTTGTCTGCGGAACAGGACATTACGACATGTTCGGAAAACTGGTAGTTAGAAGCTGA
- a CDS encoding ArsA family ATPase produces MRLIAYTGKGGVGKSVISSVTGLRSAQLGYKTLVMSSDPSHTLSDVFEVSVSGDETKVNENLWVVHIDPVEEGMKHYSTLMDYVVELFKARDVDETIAYELANFPGSTGAAALLKAFEYQSKDTFQVIVMDMVPSGEALRLLYMPFLISRFSRRIMRLISPAAKLGKMVEPMTGIPAPTSEIIDKQVELLEMMDKVRGMLTNFETTSLRLVMNPDNFSIANAKRTYMQSSLYGVNTDLAIINKLMPQEVQDPYFKKWKEIQRSYTSQVKADLAPLPVKTVPLYAEELQGMEGLKRAAKDLFGDEDPTKVYHQGQPLKLVQKENGLEMIVSAKLAKKEGLQVERIGDELIIHLKTDSGNVKILTPLPAITFKYSLKGAKLINGNLHVFFGE; encoded by the coding sequence TTGAGGCTTATAGCTTATACTGGTAAAGGTGGGGTAGGCAAGTCAGTTATCTCGTCGGTGACTGGGCTTAGGTCAGCTCAGCTCGGATACAAGACTTTGGTGATGTCTTCAGATCCTTCTCACACTCTCTCAGATGTCTTCGAGGTGTCTGTGAGCGGTGATGAGACTAAGGTGAATGAGAACCTCTGGGTTGTACACATCGATCCTGTTGAGGAGGGAATGAAGCATTACTCTACCCTGATGGATTACGTGGTGGAGCTTTTCAAAGCTCGAGATGTGGACGAGACGATCGCGTATGAGTTAGCTAATTTTCCAGGTTCAACAGGCGCTGCCGCCCTGCTCAAAGCCTTCGAGTATCAGTCTAAAGATACATTTCAAGTCATCGTTATGGACATGGTTCCCTCCGGTGAAGCGCTTAGGCTGCTCTATATGCCGTTTCTGATCAGCCGCTTCAGCCGGCGAATTATGCGGCTTATCTCACCTGCCGCTAAGCTTGGGAAGATGGTTGAGCCGATGACCGGGATACCTGCGCCTACAAGCGAGATAATCGATAAGCAGGTTGAGCTGCTTGAAATGATGGACAAGGTCAGAGGGATGCTGACCAACTTTGAGACCACGAGTCTTCGGCTGGTGATGAACCCGGATAACTTCAGCATAGCGAATGCGAAGCGAACCTATATGCAGTCCTCTCTATACGGCGTAAACACCGATCTCGCGATCATTAATAAGCTGATGCCGCAGGAGGTTCAAGACCCATACTTCAAGAAGTGGAAGGAGATTCAGAGAAGCTACACGAGCCAAGTTAAGGCTGATTTGGCTCCGCTTCCAGTCAAGACTGTTCCTCTCTACGCTGAGGAGCTTCAAGGTATGGAGGGGTTGAAGCGGGCTGCCAAGGATCTCTTCGGAGACGAAGATCCGACTAAAGTGTATCATCAAGGTCAGCCGTTGAAGCTGGTTCAGAAGGAGAATGGTTTAGAGATGATTGTGTCAGCTAAGCTCGCGAAGAAGGAGGGCTTGCAGGTGGAGCGGATCGGTGACGAACTGATTATTCACTTGAAGACGGACAGCGGAAACGTCAAGATTTTGACTCCGTTACCCGCGATCACATTCAAATACAGCCTTAAAGGAGCGAAGCTTATTAACGGAAACCTCCATGTGTTTTTTGGTGAGTAG
- a CDS encoding ABC transporter permease gives MKKEEAASRSTFHGLWALTNRELKKWYKVPVLLLMSIIQPILWMALFGRAMNIGALFSNPSAITGNFPPEISQQLSRVLPNIGSQIMEKTFGTSDYFSFMAVGMLSFIVLFTSMTSGMSIVWDRRLGFLNKVLTTPVARGSIIMSKVFSSIIRSLVQAAIILGVALLLGLNLGPEVTIINALGVFAALFLLSLGLSAIFLSIALRSTSWESQMAVMNLLNLPLLFASNALFPINSMPDWLKAVASINPISYGTDAARQLLLYHPDMSRLMLDYAFLGGFAAIFATVGIILSWRFLSK, from the coding sequence GTGAAGAAAGAAGAAGCAGCCTCTCGCAGCACGTTTCACGGCCTCTGGGCGCTTACTAACAGGGAGCTGAAGAAATGGTACAAGGTACCGGTTCTCCTACTCATGTCGATTATTCAGCCGATTCTCTGGATGGCTCTGTTCGGCCGCGCGATGAACATAGGAGCCTTATTCTCGAACCCTAGCGCAATCACAGGCAATTTTCCCCCAGAGATCAGTCAACAGCTAAGCCGAGTCTTACCTAACATAGGTAGCCAGATCATGGAGAAGACCTTCGGAACATCAGATTACTTCTCCTTCATGGCTGTCGGGATGCTCTCATTCATCGTTCTCTTCACATCAATGACCAGCGGTATGTCAATAGTGTGGGATAGACGCTTAGGCTTCCTCAACAAGGTGCTCACTACACCCGTCGCACGAGGATCAATCATCATGTCAAAGGTTTTCAGCAGCATAATCCGCTCCCTAGTTCAAGCCGCAATCATCCTAGGCGTAGCGCTGCTACTAGGGTTAAACCTCGGTCCAGAAGTCACAATAATCAATGCGCTCGGAGTCTTCGCAGCCCTGTTCCTACTATCCCTAGGACTCTCAGCCATCTTCCTCAGCATAGCGCTAAGATCCACAAGCTGGGAAAGCCAAATGGCGGTAATGAACCTCCTAAACCTGCCGCTACTCTTCGCAAGCAATGCACTATTCCCGATCAACTCAATGCCAGACTGGCTCAAAGCAGTCGCATCCATCAACCCGATAAGCTACGGAACCGATGCGGCACGCCAACTCCTACTATACCATCCCGACATGTCCCGCCTAATGCTGGACTACGCATTCCTAGGCGGCTTCGCAGCCATCTTCGCAACAGTAGGAATAATCCTATCTTGGCGATTCCTCAGCAAGTAA
- a CDS encoding ATP-binding cassette domain-containing protein, with protein MTNIIETEGLTKRFDNLTAVNQVTFSVEEGEIFGFLGPNGAGKTTTINMLTTMLKPTEGRATVGGHDIVKNSAEVRRSIGVVPQEYTADEDLTGYENLILCADLYGINRSVAKERAKELFALVKLEEAKDRKVKTYSGGMRRRLELACGLVNHPKLLFLDEPTLGLDIQTRQATWDYIRTLKKEYGMSLFLTTHYLEEADSLCDRIAIIDLGKIVRIGTPKDLKNSLGGDVIELEVSGGSNLTEELRRMPEIIDVRLEEGKKYRIKAREGEEVIPSVIDTAKRLGGKVTRVSLTKPSLDDAYLEYTGKSMRQEEGGTGVWKQRITMRRARA; from the coding sequence ATGACAAATATAATTGAAACAGAGGGCCTGACTAAAAGGTTTGATAATCTAACTGCAGTAAATCAAGTAACCTTCTCAGTTGAGGAAGGCGAAATCTTCGGCTTCCTCGGGCCCAACGGCGCAGGTAAGACTACTACAATCAACATGTTGACCACGATGCTGAAGCCCACTGAAGGCCGAGCCACCGTCGGCGGCCACGACATCGTGAAGAACTCAGCTGAGGTTCGCAGATCGATAGGTGTAGTTCCCCAAGAATACACCGCTGATGAAGATCTGACCGGTTACGAGAACCTTATCCTCTGCGCGGATCTCTATGGAATCAACCGGAGTGTTGCGAAGGAGCGGGCGAAGGAACTTTTTGCGCTGGTGAAGCTAGAAGAGGCTAAGGATAGGAAGGTTAAGACTTACTCCGGTGGAATGAGGAGAAGGCTGGAGTTAGCCTGTGGCCTCGTGAACCATCCGAAGCTCCTCTTCCTCGACGAGCCTACCTTAGGTCTAGACATTCAAACTAGGCAGGCGACTTGGGATTATATTCGAACCTTGAAGAAGGAGTATGGGATGTCGCTTTTTCTGACCACTCACTATCTTGAGGAGGCAGATAGTCTCTGCGACCGCATCGCAATCATCGATTTAGGTAAAATCGTCAGGATCGGAACCCCGAAGGATCTGAAGAACAGCCTCGGAGGAGATGTGATTGAGCTTGAAGTCAGCGGAGGATCAAACCTAACTGAAGAGCTGAGACGGATGCCTGAAATCATAGACGTCCGGCTTGAAGAGGGAAAGAAGTACCGGATTAAAGCGAGAGAAGGGGAGGAGGTAATCCCCAGTGTAATCGATACTGCTAAGCGGCTTGGTGGAAAGGTCACTAGAGTATCTCTGACGAAACCCTCGCTTGACGACGCCTACTTGGAATACACAGGCAAGTCGATGCGGCAGGAGGAGGGTGGCACAGGGGTCTGGAAGCAACGTATCACGATGAGGAGGGCGAGAGCGTAG
- a CDS encoding PadR family transcriptional regulator, producing MEHKAKPSGKHGKWLEPQSGPRGLLKYYTLKRLSENEATGYDLLKEIEEKTGGAWRPGAGSIYPILDQLKELGYIRMVGEIPSRGQKIYGITDKGVKKVSDVKSMFEKAASKWQALRPLMLDIADPKALGEMMVQSTKMHFQVWKQIMDTEKMSKAEKASFLRELQLNLQREILWIDKKIESLETSNDTKQNGGESI from the coding sequence ATGGAACACAAAGCTAAGCCATCTGGAAAACACGGCAAATGGCTTGAACCGCAAAGCGGGCCAAGAGGGCTTTTGAAGTACTATACCCTCAAACGCCTCAGCGAGAATGAGGCGACTGGGTACGATCTCCTCAAGGAAATTGAGGAGAAGACCGGGGGAGCTTGGAGACCCGGAGCCGGATCGATTTACCCTATTCTTGACCAACTCAAGGAGCTAGGATACATCAGGATGGTTGGCGAGATTCCTAGTAGAGGCCAGAAGATCTACGGCATCACCGACAAAGGCGTTAAAAAGGTAAGTGACGTAAAATCGATGTTTGAGAAGGCCGCCAGTAAATGGCAGGCGCTGCGACCCCTTATGCTTGATATCGCTGATCCTAAAGCACTTGGCGAAATGATGGTTCAGTCAACGAAGATGCATTTTCAAGTATGGAAGCAAATCATGGATACGGAAAAGATGAGTAAAGCTGAGAAAGCCTCATTCCTTAGGGAGCTTCAACTGAATCTTCAACGAGAGATTCTCTGGATCGACAAGAAAATCGAGTCGCTGGAAACGAGTAACGATACCAAACAGAACGGAGGCGAGTCCATCTAA
- a CDS encoding MMPL family transporter produces the protein MTGTPSFNNLNRVIQRLYIPIIIVWLVVVLLSAVMLPLFLGSVSYNISESKSLSPANSKASQAQRILDAQFPTRTNQTADHVILVIQSKGGDVYSANLRGSILALNKTLNTDASVENFTGVTSIYSTARGVLLSSLPSLANQTRNLDDTVKMINSKLYETQANLTSTHSALFQLEKGVNQTAQLVYGIPMMYTSIWVKIASQGVTNPYVVNQQANLTVLQMTNSFGGNQLSLGYYSTFAKMWNASFRNPAITNPLERAQYASNLTALSFAQSAPIDSQTKGLIISVARGLNVTTWNRGEAIRDLTLSTIEAQMPKSGTSANQASSRSLLLGLYNLSPNPSKQAIANMTISLFTKQLTEQYPTLLSAISGGGLGVSTNDFIVSIYNLGEKPSSEASLKLASSLTANATSNSLSGSPLLTISKSSLLSTLQSLNGGNNTEDVVESIVANHSFGDYPLVPSDKVTKNFVSRDNKTMIVILSFKEVPSNSTLNAIRSSIEQSNLSKSAETYVTGGSVFSKDMSQVFESAHMMTVLAGVGISIIIAAILFRSPIAAILPLMIAGGSIITSYAAIYLIIVVIAHETISFLTPILVTLLMLGLGVDYSVILLRRTRAEREEGKTKSESIALSTTWGGQAVITAGLAVIISYIVMAVARVPLFSDIGSAIAIGVSVLLVTAVTLVPAVEMLLGDRLFWPGLKIDHGGKRKRRSLLLKTSEFTLRRKLPIAIGIGVIALGALYVAQTTPTGMDFSRLLPNFPSNQGITMISKNMDSGAISPTNVIVTLPTPIIYGQNEFNKTLMDTVERISVAIRSAHGVSSVSSTAWPFGEPFNYTSLSTLSESVQSQYLKQIMQTVGKDNKTVLITVGFSTGPFESQSASSLLNAQSAVDELNLPQNVKVYHGGTVQSLYDSQVFLGDVFPQVIVMLVIAVYVLLFVQLRSAFTPLRLIYTILVSVTVALAVTYLLFYQLFTLPILNFVPLFVVVTMLGVGIDYDIFLVTRIREEVLGGKSDSEAIKSAVVKVGVTVLGLGLILASVFLSLLFTGIPILQEVGLAVSTAVLFDTFVVILFAVPALMGLAQRLNWWPTKPKRSNQPAEQ, from the coding sequence TTGACAGGGACACCTAGTTTCAACAATCTAAATCGCGTAATTCAACGGCTTTACATACCAATAATCATAGTTTGGCTAGTAGTAGTTCTTCTGTCTGCCGTGATGTTGCCGCTTTTCCTAGGATCTGTTTCCTACAATATCTCAGAGTCGAAGTCTCTGTCACCAGCTAACTCCAAAGCCAGCCAAGCTCAACGTATTCTAGACGCGCAGTTCCCTACAAGGACGAATCAGACTGCAGATCATGTCATTCTCGTTATTCAGAGCAAAGGCGGTGACGTTTACTCTGCTAATCTTCGAGGAAGCATACTGGCTCTGAACAAGACACTTAACACCGACGCCTCAGTGGAAAACTTCACCGGCGTAACAAGCATCTACTCCACCGCGCGCGGAGTGCTCCTCTCCTCACTGCCAAGTCTAGCTAACCAGACGAGAAACCTTGATGACACTGTAAAGATGATTAACAGCAAATTATACGAGACACAGGCTAACCTGACCTCAACTCACTCAGCGTTGTTCCAGCTGGAAAAAGGGGTCAACCAAACCGCCCAACTAGTCTACGGTATTCCAATGATGTACACCTCCATCTGGGTGAAAATAGCTTCTCAGGGTGTCACAAACCCTTACGTTGTGAATCAGCAGGCCAACCTAACCGTTCTTCAGATGACGAACTCGTTCGGCGGCAACCAGCTCTCACTGGGCTACTACTCAACCTTCGCCAAGATGTGGAACGCCAGCTTCAGGAATCCTGCTATTACGAACCCTCTTGAACGTGCACAGTACGCGTCCAACCTAACTGCCCTGTCATTTGCTCAGAGCGCCCCAATCGATAGTCAAACTAAGGGGCTCATCATCTCGGTTGCAAGAGGCTTGAATGTCACTACTTGGAACCGCGGTGAAGCAATCAGGGATTTAACGCTCAGCACCATCGAGGCGCAGATGCCTAAAAGCGGAACCTCAGCCAATCAGGCATCCTCTAGAAGCCTTCTGCTTGGGCTTTACAATCTTTCACCGAACCCAAGCAAACAGGCTATTGCAAACATGACGATAAGCCTCTTCACGAAGCAGCTGACCGAACAGTACCCGACGCTTCTCTCCGCAATATCCGGCGGTGGTCTCGGTGTCTCTACAAACGATTTCATCGTCTCCATCTACAATTTGGGTGAGAAACCCAGTAGTGAAGCGTCTTTGAAGCTGGCTTCAAGCCTTACTGCCAACGCGACCAGTAACTCCCTATCAGGGTCGCCGCTTCTCACAATCAGCAAGTCTTCGCTACTCTCAACCCTGCAGAGCCTTAATGGTGGAAACAACACCGAAGATGTTGTCGAAAGCATCGTCGCAAACCATTCCTTCGGCGACTACCCGTTGGTTCCTTCAGACAAGGTTACGAAGAACTTTGTTAGCCGAGACAATAAAACAATGATTGTGATACTAAGCTTCAAGGAGGTGCCGAGCAACTCAACTCTCAACGCCATAAGAAGCAGCATCGAACAGTCAAACCTGAGCAAAAGCGCTGAAACCTACGTAACAGGCGGCAGCGTCTTCTCAAAAGACATGTCTCAAGTCTTCGAATCAGCTCATATGATGACTGTCTTAGCCGGAGTCGGAATCTCAATTATCATAGCAGCAATACTGTTCCGCTCACCTATCGCAGCGATACTGCCCTTAATGATAGCCGGCGGCTCAATTATAACCTCTTACGCTGCAATCTATCTGATAATCGTTGTAATAGCTCATGAGACCATCTCATTCCTCACTCCGATCCTAGTTACGTTACTTATGCTCGGCCTCGGAGTTGACTACTCCGTGATTCTGCTTAGGCGGACAAGAGCCGAGAGAGAAGAAGGTAAAACCAAGAGCGAGAGCATAGCCCTATCGACCACTTGGGGCGGCCAAGCAGTTATCACAGCAGGCTTAGCCGTAATTATCTCTTACATAGTGATGGCAGTAGCTCGGGTTCCTCTGTTCAGCGATATTGGGAGCGCCATAGCCATAGGTGTCTCGGTATTGCTCGTCACAGCCGTCACACTTGTTCCTGCAGTGGAGATGCTTTTGGGTGACCGGCTTTTCTGGCCCGGGCTAAAGATTGATCACGGCGGCAAACGGAAGCGTCGTAGTCTTTTGTTGAAGACCTCCGAGTTTACTCTTAGACGAAAGCTACCGATAGCCATCGGTATCGGTGTAATAGCGCTAGGTGCGCTCTATGTGGCGCAGACCACTCCCACAGGAATGGACTTTTCAAGGCTGCTCCCGAACTTCCCCAGCAACCAAGGAATAACGATGATTTCGAAGAACATGGACAGCGGCGCCATCTCCCCCACAAACGTGATAGTCACGCTGCCTACACCGATCATCTACGGACAGAACGAGTTTAACAAGACGCTGATGGATACGGTCGAGCGGATAAGCGTAGCGATTCGCAGCGCACACGGTGTCTCCAGCGTCTCAAGCACAGCTTGGCCGTTCGGCGAACCCTTCAACTACACCTCGCTCTCCACTTTATCTGAGTCAGTCCAGTCCCAATATTTGAAGCAGATTATGCAGACTGTCGGTAAGGATAACAAGACTGTGTTGATCACTGTCGGTTTCTCAACGGGTCCTTTTGAGAGCCAGTCAGCCTCATCTCTTCTCAACGCGCAGTCTGCGGTAGACGAGTTGAACCTGCCGCAGAACGTTAAGGTGTATCACGGCGGAACAGTTCAGTCCCTCTACGACAGCCAAGTCTTCCTAGGGGATGTTTTCCCGCAGGTGATTGTAATGCTCGTAATCGCGGTGTATGTTCTGCTGTTCGTCCAGCTTAGATCAGCCTTTACACCTCTGCGTCTCATCTACACTATACTGGTAAGCGTCACTGTAGCGTTAGCCGTGACCTACCTGCTGTTCTACCAACTGTTCACCCTCCCTATACTGAACTTCGTGCCACTGTTCGTAGTGGTGACAATGCTGGGCGTAGGCATAGACTACGACATCTTCCTCGTCACAAGAAT